The genomic segment TGTCGCAACGGTTGCCCAgacccagcagcagcagcagcagcagaccgaAGCTCCTACCTCAGCCAGCGCCCAGTCCGACAGTGATCAGGTTGGAGCAACATCACGTAATGTCATGTCAACTTCACATTTATGTCATTCGGCAAATTCACAAGataagtcaagagtatttctcgagcacttacAAACAGCcctcgctgcatacaaagtgctgtacatggagcgatttaacatgcacaataaacagtaagacaaatcggtaataaaggcggtagaaagcaccaagcagtaaaatcaagaacaaatctaagtcatgaggagtcgaacgccaaagaatacaagtgagtttggaggagggctttgaagataaCACAAGAGTAGTGCGGTTCGGCGGCAGTCTatttcaggggtgtccaaactttttgccaagggggccagattttatgtggtaaaatgtcggggggccgaccttggctgacattctttacattgaacaacaaaattgttcaaaaaaattttagtaagccagtctgtttcacatttccatttttattttaatttcaacaatcttaagaatttcttttggttcatttgaaacaggtatatcacatgcaactgcttattcacttgactttttcttaaacagaagtctcctgggtgcaaattgattgatttgaaacataagatgtatcaccgtgacttttcaatagtcacaaaacgtttgacgcgaacaacagggaaatgaacaagcaatacgcatatcatttgaaatatgacatatcagtcaaaataaacacggagtgatgtcttgttaactcgtgagtgatgccctctagtgtctaaatgctattactcatttagtgaatgctattactcatttagccactagagggaagcagtactctatgaaacatcactcaccagtctacgagacctcagtcaatgcaacacgtgttccattgcgcccaacctgcgggccagacggcactggttttatgacgggggccgagggccggatgaaattcgaccgcgggccggatttggcccgcgggccggactttggacatgcctggtctattTGGTACGAAGCTAATGGAACCGGAACAGTGACACTCGGTGCTTGTGAGGTTGAATAAGAGTTTTCAGCGGTCACAATTCAAATTTTACCTGCGCGCCAGCGGTAACCCCGAGTCGAAGCATTTGTTCCTTATTTAAATGTGTTACATTGGACCTTCGCTGTCTTGGTTTATAATTCGGAATCTGTGTTCAAGCCTTTTCACACCGCGCTTAGCACATCGCAATATGCCATCGACCAAGCCATTCATTGTGTACTTGctgcagcaaaacaaacaaaccccaaaaaaataatacaagaatGCCCAAACTACTGTAAATTCTCGACTCTCCCAGGTGCAGAATCTGGCTTTACACTGCGCATCCACTCCCAGAGCGGTCTCCATCAAGTCCGAGCTCTCGGAAAGAAAAGAGCCGAGCGCCTTTCCTCTCAGTCAGCAACAGCAAGTTCAACCCCAGCAGCAAGCGGCCAAGTCGTCCGGCAACACGATGGCAGTCAAAGGTTCCAACCAGCCCGGGATGAGCGTCCCTCCTCCCGCAGCCTCGGTGGCCCcgtccgcctcctcctctccgGCGCTCCCCCTTTCCCAACTCCTCCTGTCGTCCTCGGCCGCCCCGGTCATCCTGGTGCCCACCTCCAACGTGCCTACCTCCACCCAGGGCTACTCCATCGGCTCGGTCGCCCCCAAAGGCAACGTCAACACGCAGACGCTAGTGGTGCAGCCCCTGCagcaggccgccgccgccgcccccgacaAAGGTCCCGTCCCCATCCAGCCCAAGACGGTGCACGGACACCGCTTACCCGTGCAGGTGTCCCCTCGTCAGCCGCTCCCCATTCTGCCGGCGCCGCCCAGCGGCGGCCAGCCGCCTCACAACCCCCCGCATATTCCCGTGCAGCTGGTGGGGGCCAGGCAGTGCATGGCGGGCAGCGTGCAGGCCGTGGCTCTGGCGCAGGTGCGAAGCGTGGCAGCCCAGGAGAATGTGAACGCCGCCTCGCACAACACGTCCGCAACTGTGGTAAGTTCAGTTGTGATCGTTTTGCTAGCTGGGTTGAGCATCGGCGCTAAATAAACGTCTTCCGATAGAATAAGTCCGCCAACGGCTCCTTGAAGAGGAAGTCGGACTGCGATGCGCCCAACGAGACAAGCGCGGGATCTTCAGAATCTGCTCCCATTAAAGATGCCGCCCCCGCAGTAACTCCTGCAGCGACAAAGGACTCGGGTACGTGAACTCGCGGAGCCATCCGAGGTCAAGAACGTGAGGGTGGCGCCCCCAAGCGGACAGAAATGATAGCTGCACGTCAACTgaaagttattcattcattcattcatcttccgagccgcttgatcctcactagggttgcgggggggggtgtgctggagtctatcccagccatcttcgggcagcaggcgggggacaccctgaatcggttgccagccaatcgcagggcacacagaaacgaacaaccatccacactcacaatcacacctagggacaatttaaagcgtccaatcagcctgccatgcatgtttttggaacgtgggaggaaaccggagcacccggagaaaacccacgcaggcccggggagaacatgcaaactccacgcagggaggccggagctggaatcgaacccggtacctctgcactgtgattagtaattgaaaatgcatttttactcGATTCATCTGGAGGTTTACCGGTAACCttttgaggggggggtggggtgatttgggcattaaaaaaaaaatcattttgaagctgATGTCACCCACCTCAAATATGAATCCATCATCCTTTCCTCTTCATCTTCGGCAGCAGCAACTCTCCCCGCGGCCGCCTTCCCGTTGCCGCCCACCCTGTCCCTGCCGCTCTCGAGGGCGGGCCACGGCGACAAAGAGCGGGCGCCGCTCCCCCAGGCCGTGGTCAAACCTCAAGTCCTCACACACCTCATCGAGGGCTTTGTCATCCAGGAGGGAGCCGAGCCTTTCCCGGTAAGTCTTGATCATCAGCTCCTTGGTTCATGAGgttacgattaaaaaaaaataaaataataataatcttgtgGCCATCCCTGCAAATTAATACAAATGCCAGGATATAATCTTCGTCTCGGATGTCAAATCACTCCGCCCACGCTTTTCACTCATCAGCAGCCAACAGTCAAGGTTACAAAATCGCAATTTGCGCTGCGTCAACAGCGACACTCATTGATTGATGCACCTGATCAAATGCTGCGGCCTTGGCAGAGCTCTTCATGTCTGAAACGTTCTTTCTGCTTTGATTCGAAAGGTCGCCGGGCTCCTCAAAGATCGCGACTTTGCACTGGGCGCCCGCGCAGAGAACGGCCCACCTTGTAAGcgtctgaacacacacacacacacacacacacacacacacacacacacacacacacgactgcgACTGTAAAATGAGTGCGAGAGTGACGTTCCCTCCGTGCGCTGCCATCACCTTTCCCTCTTTTCTAGTGTTGAAGTGCGAGTACTGCTCAAGCCTGGCGCCAGCCAATAAATTCAGAGGATCCAAGAGATTCTGTTCCAACACCTGCGCAAAGAGGTACCCCTCCTCCATTGTCATGCGCGCAAACTCTCAAGAGGGTGTGACACCGCGTGCGGTCGGTTAACGTTCTCCGGTTCCCATTCGTTGACAGGAATGTCAGTTTGGATGATTTCCCGCCAATaatctacatttaaaaaaatatatatttaatcatGGTTATGTTAAAGAGCATAGTTTGTAAGACGGCTTTATAAAAtcattgactttttattggtATATTTTGAACCTTTGTTCATTGatatcatctcatctcatctcatctcccgagccgcttgatcctcactagggtcgcggggggtgctggagcccatcccagccgtctccgggcagtaggcagggggacaccctgaatcggttgccagccaatcgcagggcacacagagacgaacaaccatccacgctcacactcacacctagggacaatttagagtgttcaatcagcctgccacgcatgtttttggaatgtgggagaaaaaccggagcacccggagaaaacccacgcaggccgggggagaacatgcaaactccacacagggaggccggagctggaatcgaacccggtacctctgcactgtgaagccgacgtgctaaccactggactaccgggccgccccattgatATTATCTCCTCTGATAATTGGGGATACCAGCAAATCAGGGGACCGATTTGTACTTAAgtgcagggggggaaaaaagggtgaTTCGGTGTGGTCTTATTCTCTGCAAATGATGATATTTCCTCTTTTGATCTCAAATGCGTCACACCAAACTTGGTTCAACCCCTCTTCATGGTCGCGAGAACACATTGTCCCGTGTGAATAATGTTGTTACATGGATACTCTACCAGCCAAATAGCGTGACGGTGTACTTGAGTAAATGATCCTCATTCAAAGGGCGAAAAGATCATATGACGTGCTCACCGCAGACCTGTCAAACATGTTTGATGTGTTTACGCTCACGCTGTGATCTCACCAGCATGATTCATTTGTGTTGATGTGTTTTCACGCCAGAAACTGATGAAGATGTGTAAGGtgtccatctaaaaaaaaaatgtctgaccaCCGTCCGAAATGCCTCCCCGATGTGAACAGGTACAACGTAAGCTTCAGCAAACACTACAAGTCAAGCCGGGGACGAAGTGGCAACACGGGGCCGGCGCCGCTTCCGCCGGCGACCGAGAACGTGGCCCGGCGCCGCGGCCCCCCTCGCCGAAGCAGCTCCAATGGCAGCAAATTGTCTGGCCAGCGTCAAAACGTCAAGGTGACAAAGAAGTCTGAATCGTGGATTGAAAACGCCGCAGATGAACTCCCAATTCTTAGACCGATTGAGTGAAACGGTAAAATATCCAGCACACCAGATGATCGCAACagattttattcccccccccccccccacccctgttttAGTGCCGCTCGGACTCCAGCCGCTCGGAGGACGCGTCCAGCGACGGagacgaggaagaagaggacgaaGAGGTGGACACGGCTTCCCTTTCTCCAAGCTCCTCCCACTCGCGCTCGTGCTCCAGAGCCGAGCAGGACGGCGTTCCTCAGTCGGACGCCGCCTCGGCTCCCGGCAGCCTCCCCATGGAGGCGGCCGGCTTCCTGTCGGCCACTCCTGCCCAGTGGAGCGTGGAGGAAGTGTGCAGGTTCATCTCGTCGCTTCAAGGTAGGACCGCTGAAGACGTCTCGCAATTCCAAGAGTGCAATGTCTTATTTTCAGATGAATAAATCTACGAAAATATAAatcccatttttcttttcaatcctTGCGCGGTTGTTCAGGCTGCGAGGAGCTGGCCGCTCACTTCCTGTCCCAGGAAATTGACGGGCAGGCTCTGCTGCTCCTCCGCGAGGACCATCTCATCTCCACCATGAACATCAAGTTGGGCCCCGCCCTCAAAATCTGCGCCTCCATCAACAGCCTGCGCGAGTGACCCAC from the Hippocampus zosterae strain Florida chromosome 5, ASM2543408v3, whole genome shotgun sequence genome contains:
- the phc1 gene encoding polyhomeotic-like protein 1 isoform X1; this translates as MDASEDQSTSTNNNNNTTPTTTTTNGNLQTSRTSRPPQIAHMSLYERQAVQALQALQRQPNAAQYFQQLMLQQQINNAQLHNLAAVQQATLAASRQSNTASNSISQATTTVNLNTTSAGGTAVTPRPHGAATSATTTALNQSVLLGGNSPGQGQMYLRVNRSLRAPLASQLIFMPGGTATATVATVAQTQQQQQQQTEAPTSASAQSDSDQVQNLALHCASTPRAVSIKSELSERKEPSAFPLSQQQQVQPQQQAAKSSGNTMAVKGSNQPGMSVPPPAASVAPSASSSPALPLSQLLLSSSAAPVILVPTSNVPTSTQGYSIGSVAPKGNVNTQTLVVQPLQQAAAAAPDKGPVPIQPKTVHGHRLPVQVSPRQPLPILPAPPSGGQPPHNPPHIPVQLVGARQCMAGSVQAVALAQVRSVAAQENVNAASHNTSATVNKSANGSLKRKSDCDAPNETSAGSSESAPIKDAAPAVTPAATKDSAATLPAAAFPLPPTLSLPLSRAGHGDKERAPLPQAVVKPQVLTHLIEGFVIQEGAEPFPVAGLLKDRDFALGARAENGPPLLKCEYCSSLAPANKFRGSKRFCSNTCAKRYNVSFSKHYKSSRGRSGNTGPAPLPPATENVARRRGPPRRSSSNGSKLSGQRQNVKCRSDSSRSEDASSDGDEEEEDEEVDTASLSPSSSHSRSCSRAEQDGVPQSDAASAPGSLPMEAAGFLSATPAQWSVEEVCRFISSLQGCEELAAHFLSQEIDGQALLLLREDHLISTMNIKLGPALKICASINSLRE
- the phc1 gene encoding polyhomeotic-like protein 1 isoform X2: MDASEDQSTSTNNNNNTTPTTTTTNGNLQTSRTSRPPQIAHMSLYERQAVQALQALQRQPNAAQYFQQLMLQQQINNAQLHNLAAVQQATLAASRQSNTASNSISQATTTVNLNTTSAGGTAVTPRPHGAATSATTTALNQSVLLGGNSPGQGQMYLRVNRSLRAPLASQLIFMPGGTATATVATVAQTQQQQQQQTEAPTSASAQSDSDQVQNLALHCASTPRAVSIKSELSERKEPSAFPLSQQQQVQPQQQAAKSSGNTMAVKGSNQPGMSVPPPAASVAPSASSSPALPLSQLLLSSSAAPVILVPTSNVPTSTQGYSIGSVAPKGNVNTQTLVVQPLQQAAAAAPDKGPVPIQPKTVHGHRLPVQVSPRQPLPILPAPPSGGQPPHNPPHIPVQLVGARQCMAGSVQAVALAQVRSVAAQENVNAASHNTSATVNKSANGSLKRKSDCDAPNETSAGSSESAPIKDAAPAVTPAATKDSATLPAAAFPLPPTLSLPLSRAGHGDKERAPLPQAVVKPQVLTHLIEGFVIQEGAEPFPVAGLLKDRDFALGARAENGPPLLKCEYCSSLAPANKFRGSKRFCSNTCAKRYNVSFSKHYKSSRGRSGNTGPAPLPPATENVARRRGPPRRSSSNGSKLSGQRQNVKCRSDSSRSEDASSDGDEEEEDEEVDTASLSPSSSHSRSCSRAEQDGVPQSDAASAPGSLPMEAAGFLSATPAQWSVEEVCRFISSLQGCEELAAHFLSQEIDGQALLLLREDHLISTMNIKLGPALKICASINSLRE